ATAACATTTTAGCTACATTTTTAGCGATTTCCTGATTATTATTTGCGTCCATGCGACAAAGTTAAAATAAAAATACGTCAAGGCTTATTTGAAAAGGAACTATTTTCCCATTTTTGGGCAATATTATCAATGTAACAATGATGACATTATGAATAGAACCATATATTTCAATGAATTGGCTGTGGAGTTTCTTGTTGGGAACAAGATCATCCATCAGGATTTTGACAGTATTTTGAAAAATTTTCAGACTGATCAAGATTTGACAAGTTTGGCAGGAGTTGTTTTGATCGAACATGTGTCTTTTGAGAATGAGGATCAATTCATCAAGGTTTTAATGAATAAGGACCTGTCCGAGCTTAGTAAGCTTCATGTTATTGTTGATGAGATTCAGTTTAATAGAATTGTAGCAGGCCTTGCTATAGTGGAAGCAGCTGGAGGTTTGGTCGAAAACAGCAATAAGGAGCTATTGATGATCAAAAGACTCGGAAAGTGGGATTTGCCCAAGGGAAAAATCGAAAAAGGAGAAGGCAAGGAAGAGGGAGCTCTTAGAGAAGTCGAAGAGGAATGCAGTGTGGAAGTGGAAAGCGAGGGGTATTTTGATACGACTTGGCATACTTATTTTGACCGAAAAGGAAAAGCTTGCCTCAAGCCTACTTATTGGTATGAGATGTCTTGCTTGAATGATAAAAAGATGGCTCCTCAGCTTATTGAGGACATAGAAGAGGTAAAGTGGGTGTCTAGTGCGGAGTTGGAAGATAAGATGCAAGATACTTACGCTTCATTAAGAGAATTGTTGAAAAAATACATTGAAAAAAATACAAGCAATAATTAGCTGATTTTCTTGCCAATACAGCATACTGGTTAAATTGCATTGCCATTTTTTTGTTCATTAGTTTGAAAATAAGAAAATATCGATTATGTTTGCAGTCCCTTAAGCAAAGGGAAAACAAATCAAACACGGGTGTAGCTCAATTGGTAGAGTAGTGGTCTCCAAAACCATTGGTTGTGGGTTCGAGTCCTACCGCCCGTGCTTCTTAATCGCCTCCATAGCTCAGCTGGCCAGAGCAACTGACTTGTAATCAGTAGGTCGTTGGTTCGAATCCGACTGGAGGCTCAAAGAAAATAACTTATTCGCCTCCATAGCTCAGCTGGCCAGAGCAACTGACTTGTAATCAGTAGGTCGTTGGTTCGAATCCGACTGGAGGCTCAAGAAAATAACTTATTCGCCTCCATAGCTCAGCTGGCCAGAGCAACTGACTTGTAATCAGTAGGTCGTTGGTTCGAATCCGACTGGAGGCTCAAGAAAATAACTTATCGCCTCCATAGCTCAGCTGGCCAGAGCAACTGACTTGTAATCAGTAGGTCGTTGGTTCGAATCCGACTGGAGGCTCACACACGGGTGTAGCTCAATTGGTAGAGTAGTGGTCTCCAAAACCATTGGTTGTGGGTTCGAGTCCTACCGCCCGTGCTGCGAAAGAAAAAGGCTTGCGATTGCAAGCCTTTTTTATTTTGTGTTTCCGAAGTTCATGGCTCTTTCTATACCTATGGTGCAGAAATTGTGAATGATTTCTATGCTTTTGTCGATAAGCAAAGGTAGTTCGGCTTCTTCGTTGTTGTTGAATTTTCCTAATACAAAATCAGCTTGCCTTCCTTTAGGATAGTCGTCGCCTATGCCGAATCTTAATCTAGCGTAATTTTGTCCGCCTGTGACGCTTTCAATGTCTTTCAGTCCATTGTGTCCCGCGCTTGATCCTTTGGCTTTTAGCCTTAACTTGCCAAAAGGGATTGCTAGATCGTCGACCAGTACTATGATGTTTTCCTTAGGGATTTTAAGGGTTTTCATCCAGTGGTTGACGGATCTTCCGCTTAAGTTCATGTAGGTTGTTGGCTTTATCATATGGATGATTCTGCCTTTGTGTTTGTATTCGCAGTGAAATGCTAATCTGTCGGAATCGAAGCTGACATTGTTTTCTTTAGCCATTTGATCTACGATCATGAAGCCGATGTTGTGTCTGGTTCTGTCGTATTCGGGGCCTATATTGCCAAGGCCGACAACAAGGTATTTCATGGTGTTATGTATTTCTTGTGAAAATGATTAAAGCTAATAATTATTGTTCAAAAAAAAATCCCGCCAATCTATGACGGGATTTTCGTAAGAAGTTGAATATGTATTAAGCTTCTTCGTTCATCTTACTTCTCAACGCTCTTGGTATAGTGATAGAAGCGATTGATGTAGATGTGTTGTTCAAGATTTCGTAGTTCTCAGGAGAAAGAGACTCAACCTTAACCGTTTTACCCAATTCTAGGTGACTAACGTCAACTTTGATAGATTCAGGCATGTTCTCAGGAGTAGCTTGTACTCTTAGTTTTCTTGTCTTAAGAACAAGTTTACCACCGACAGAAACACCAGGAGCATTTCCTGTTAATTCAACAGGGATGTCCATTTTTGTTTCTTTGCCATCTTGTAGTAGCAAGAAGTCAGCGTGCAACAAGTTGTCGCTTACTGGATGGTATTGAGAATCTTGAAGAATTGCTTTGTATTCTTGACCTTCGATATTCAATGTTACGAAGTAAGCATTTGGAGTGTAGATAAGGTCTCTGAAAAAGTATGCGTCAGCAGAGAAGTGAACTTGCTCGCCACCACCATAAAGCACACATGGAACCTTAGCTTCGTTTCTCAAAGCTTTAGCTTCAGTTTTTCCGAGATTTGCTCTTTTATACCCTATAATCTCTAAAGTTTTCATAATAAATGAATTTAAATAAGTTGAATATATAGTAAATAAATAAAATTTATTTCATTAACTAGTCTCTCAAGAATAGCGAACTGATTGACTCATTGTCATGCAGTTTTCTGATAGCTCTTGAGAAAAGGTCGGCAACAGAAAGTACTTTGATTTTTTCGCACTCTTGTTTTAGAGGAATAGAATCTGTTACGATTAGTTCTTCTAGTTCTGAGTTTGCGATGTTGTCATAAGCTTTTCCAGAAAGAACAGGGTGTGTGCAGACAGCTCTTACGCTGTTAGCTCCTTTTTCTTTAAGCAATGAAGCTGCTTTGCAAAGCGTTCCGCCCGTGTCGCAGATGTCGTCCACAAGGATGACGTCTTTGCCTTCCACGTCGCCAATTACTTGCATTGAAGCCACTTCGTTGGCTCTTTTTCTGTGCTTGTCGCAGATTACCATGTCCGCAGTGAATACTTTGGCGAAGTTTCTCGCTCTACCAGTGCCTCCCACGTCAGGAGCTGCGAAGATTAGGTTTTCTAGGTTCAATGACTTGATGTATGGAACGAAGATGTAAGATCCGTCCATGTGATCCACAGGGATATCGAAGAATCCTTGAATCTGTCCTGCGTGAAGGTCGCAAGTCATTAGTCTGTTGGCCCCGGCAGCAGTAAGTAGATTGGCTACTAACTTGGCACCGATTGGAACTCTTGGCTTGTCTTTTCTGTCTTGTCTTGCGTATCCGAAGTAAGGCGCAACTACAGTAACGTATTTGGCACTTGCTCTACGGCATGCGTCGATCATCAATAGAAGTTCCATTAAGTTGTCAGCAGGAGCGAAAGTCGATTGTACTAGGAATACATCGCATCCTCTTACTGAGTCATTGAAGTTTGGAGCAATCTCTCCGTCACTGAATTTAAGTATGTCGACATCGCCAAGGGTTGTGCCGTAGCAGTGTGCGATTTGTTCCGCTAAGTAGCGGGAATTCGTGCCGGAAAATATTTTTACAGCTGACATAGTTTTTTATGAAGCTTTGAATTTAAACTTTGTTTTTAAATCTCGTTGTCGGACTGGGAATCGAACCCAGATCTTCCGGAAACTCCGGTTGCGCGGCCATTGCGCTATCTGACAAATGGCTTGAAATAGTTTTATCAAATCATGGAAAATTCGATAAAAGCTATCAATTTGGAAATTGCCTCGGCAAAGGTAGTAAATTTCTGTGTAAGAAGCTTTAAAGCGTCTGTAATTTTTAAGAATCGATTACTTTTGGTTCAAGAAACTGTTAACGATATTGAAATGAGAGCCTCGAATGATGTTTATTTTGGCGGTGGGAATTTTTTTTCGAATGCTTTTTTCATATGCAACCGGGTTGATGATATGATCATGTTCCCCCAGAAAGATCTCCATGCTCTTTGCGACGTTGGTTTCGAGCGCCTTAGAAATGTATGGCAGATTAGGATTGAGGCTTGAAAGGCAGATCCATGTATTGAAAACTTTATTTCTGTGAGCTTGATCTTTTACTTCTTGCAACACAAATTTGGCTGTAGAGTTCGTGATCATTTTCACAGTTCGCAAGGCTTTGATTGGCAATGTGACAATCGAAGGGTTGTGCATTACAGTTTTGAATATTGTTTCGCCTAGTTTGCTTGTGGTTGCGAGTCTAAAGAAGAAATTTTTTTTAATGCCTTCAGGAGCTATGAGTGTGATCTTATCGCATGACTCTTGGAAGTGCTCGAATATGTACAGGGCGGGAATAGCGCCTATACTGAATCCTAATGCTTCAAAATCCTTTATTTTCTCTTTTTCAAACAATGTTTTAAACGCTTCAATCCCTTTATAGGATTTAAGGCATTTGTTGGAAAAGCAATGGCTTTTTCCATGATAAGGCAAGTCTATGGCAATGATTCGGTGATTTGGAAATTTTTTTTCAAAATTACTGAAAATAGTATGTGTTTGTCCAAACCCGTGAAAGCAAATCAACGTTTTGTCTCCCGAACTGTACGATTCGTAGTGCAATTTGCCATTATCGAAATTTATCTGGGGCATCATTTTTTGAGTTTGATACCCAAAATTAACTAAGCAGGATAAATTTTGTCTCTTTATAGTTTAAAAAACCTAAAAAACTTTTGGAATTCTAAAAGTTTCCATAGTTTTGCGATAGAATTTGATTAAAATCATGATTTACTATATGGAAGATCAGGAAAACATAAAGAACAACATAGTGGCTGTCAGCGATCGCATATTCAAATTAGGCGGTGTGCGAAGCGCTACCATGAGCGATATCGCCAAGGAGCTGGGCATGTCGAAGAAGACATTGTACCAATATTTTTCCAATAAGGAGGAAATCGTGGAAGAAGTGGTGAGAAGATCCTTGGATAGAGACAAGGAGTTGTTTGATCGAATTTGGGAGGAAAGTGAGAATCCGGTGGAGAAAATCGTAAGATCTTTTCAAAAACTGACGGAAATGATAAAAGAGGTTAACCCTGTTTTTTACTCTGACTTGAAGAAACTCTACCATAATGTGGATAAGGAAATGATTTGTTGCCACAAATATGAGTTTGTGATGGAGCGAATCATAAAGATGTTGGAAGATGGGAAAGAGCAAGGTTATTTCAGACAAGATGTTTCCCCTGAAATTGTGGGTAGACTGCATATTGAAATTTCAGAGCTTATCTTCAGTAGAGGCGCCGGCTTGGTGGAATTCGATATCACTGAATTGCTGTACCAATATAGAGAACTATTTCTTTTTGGAATTTTGTCTCAAAAAGGACGCGAATATTATAAAGAACTAACTAATTAAATAAATTAAAACAATAAATGAGAGATATGCTCCGAGCATTGCTTCTTGCACTGGTGATTTACACTTTATCGATCAGTAGAGGCTTTGCACAAGAATCGTCGCAACAGCAGACTTCGGTTAAAATGAGTTTGCAGGAATGCGTGGATTTCGCTCTGGAAAATCATGTGGATATCATCAACGCTGAAATAGAGCAAAGGATTGCCAAAGCTAAAGTTGGCGAGACTAGAGCTATTGGTTTGCCGCAGATTAACGCTGCCGGGGGAATCAATAATAACTATAAACTGGGAAAAGCTGTATTTGATACTCCGGATGGAGTGCAAGAAGTAACTTTCGGTAGTAAGTATGATGGGAATTTGCAGTTGTCTGGGTCGCAATTGTTATTTGACGGAACGTATATCGTAGGCTTGAAAGCCGCGAATGTTTATACAGACTTAACGGATAAGCAGTTGATTAGCACTAAGATTGATAGGGTGCAGGCAGTGATGGAATCGTACTATCAGATTCTGATAAGCGAAACAAGGTTGGATGCTTTTGAATCGAATCTAAACCGTCTTGATACTACATTAAGAGAAACTACATTATTGTATGAAAATGGCTTTGCTGAGAAAATCGATGTTGACAGGATTAAGGTTAATTACAATAATGTAAAAACTGAGATCAACAAGGTGGAACGATTGATCGACTTCAGTTATATGAATTTGAAATATCAAATTGGAATGCCTTTGGAAAATCAAATTTCTTTGAGTTCTGAATTGATTGATCCAGGTGTAATGTCTTTGGTTGATGAAAGCTTTCAAAAAGCCGATCCGGAAATGC
The Aureibacter tunicatorum DNA segment above includes these coding regions:
- a CDS encoding NUDIX hydrolase, which translates into the protein MNRTIYFNELAVEFLVGNKIIHQDFDSILKNFQTDQDLTSLAGVVLIEHVSFENEDQFIKVLMNKDLSELSKLHVIVDEIQFNRIVAGLAIVEAAGGLVENSNKELLMIKRLGKWDLPKGKIEKGEGKEEGALREVEEECSVEVESEGYFDTTWHTYFDRKGKACLKPTYWYEMSCLNDKKMAPQLIEDIEEVKWVSSAELEDKMQDTYASLRELLKKYIEKNTSNN
- the pth gene encoding aminoacyl-tRNA hydrolase — translated: MKYLVVGLGNIGPEYDRTRHNIGFMIVDQMAKENNVSFDSDRLAFHCEYKHKGRIIHMIKPTTYMNLSGRSVNHWMKTLKIPKENIIVLVDDLAIPFGKLRLKAKGSSAGHNGLKDIESVTGGQNYARLRFGIGDDYPKGRQADFVLGKFNNNEEAELPLLIDKSIEIIHNFCTIGIERAMNFGNTK
- a CDS encoding 50S ribosomal protein L25/general stress protein Ctc, whose protein sequence is MKTLEIIGYKRANLGKTEAKALRNEAKVPCVLYGGGEQVHFSADAYFFRDLIYTPNAYFVTLNIEGQEYKAILQDSQYHPVSDNLLHADFLLLQDGKETKMDIPVELTGNAPGVSVGGKLVLKTRKLRVQATPENMPESIKVDVSHLELGKTVKVESLSPENYEILNNTSTSIASITIPRALRSKMNEEA
- a CDS encoding ribose-phosphate pyrophosphokinase, which translates into the protein MSAVKIFSGTNSRYLAEQIAHCYGTTLGDVDILKFSDGEIAPNFNDSVRGCDVFLVQSTFAPADNLMELLLMIDACRRASAKYVTVVAPYFGYARQDRKDKPRVPIGAKLVANLLTAAGANRLMTCDLHAGQIQGFFDIPVDHMDGSYIFVPYIKSLNLENLIFAAPDVGGTGRARNFAKVFTADMVICDKHRKRANEVASMQVIGDVEGKDVILVDDICDTGGTLCKAASLLKEKGANSVRAVCTHPVLSGKAYDNIANSELEELIVTDSIPLKQECEKIKVLSVADLFSRAIRKLHDNESISSLFLRD
- a CDS encoding alpha/beta hydrolase, which gives rise to MMPQINFDNGKLHYESYSSGDKTLICFHGFGQTHTIFSNFEKKFPNHRIIAIDLPYHGKSHCFSNKCLKSYKGIEAFKTLFEKEKIKDFEALGFSIGAIPALYIFEHFQESCDKITLIAPEGIKKNFFFRLATTSKLGETIFKTVMHNPSIVTLPIKALRTVKMITNSTAKFVLQEVKDQAHRNKVFNTWICLSSLNPNLPYISKALETNVAKSMEIFLGEHDHIINPVAYEKSIRKKIPTAKINIIRGSHFNIVNSFLNQK
- a CDS encoding TetR/AcrR family transcriptional regulator; its protein translation is MIYYMEDQENIKNNIVAVSDRIFKLGGVRSATMSDIAKELGMSKKTLYQYFSNKEEIVEEVVRRSLDRDKELFDRIWEESENPVEKIVRSFQKLTEMIKEVNPVFYSDLKKLYHNVDKEMICCHKYEFVMERIIKMLEDGKEQGYFRQDVSPEIVGRLHIEISELIFSRGAGLVEFDITELLYQYRELFLFGILSQKGREYYKELTN
- a CDS encoding TolC family protein, which produces MRDMLRALLLALVIYTLSISRGFAQESSQQQTSVKMSLQECVDFALENHVDIINAEIEQRIAKAKVGETRAIGLPQINAAGGINNNYKLGKAVFDTPDGVQEVTFGSKYDGNLQLSGSQLLFDGTYIVGLKAANVYTDLTDKQLISTKIDRVQAVMESYYQILISETRLDAFESNLNRLDTTLRETTLLYENGFAEKIDVDRIKVNYNNVKTEINKVERLIDFSYMNLKYQIGMPLENQISLSSELIDPGVMSLVDESFQKADPEMRIEYQELGVNIRLADLDMKQFQMQYLPQVSLVGNYGWNGIGQTWTQINTFAQPSWFGVGAIGLQVKLPIFEGGRKPYAVRQARLKKLQLENQKKLLAQGIQVEIKQNRDQLLAAFQDAAFQEENVELATSVVYTTRQKYVEGIGSNLELITAENDLTQAQINYYNSLYESIVAYIALQKAMGILY